In Leptospira saintgironsiae, the DNA window AGAATGAGAGAAGAATATAATACCGAGATCATCGGGCCAGAACTTCCTCCTCCAACTAGAGTTGCTATCGAAGCTAGCGAGAATCCAACTCTTGGGCCTGCCGACGCAAAAGTTACTATCGTAGAATTTTCAGATTTCGAATGTCCTTATTGCGCTATGAGCCAAACTACAACTAAGGCTCTTAGAGAACAATATAAGGATAAGATCAAATGGGTCTTCAGGGATTTTCCTATGGACTTCCATAGAAACGCAATGTTTGCTCACGTTGCTGCAAACTGCGCAATTCCTCAGGGAAAATACTGGCAGTATAATAGCCTTCTTTTCGAGAACGGAAGAAAATTAGAAAAAGGGAATGTAATCAAACTAGCTCAGCAAGCTGGTCTGGATATGGGTGCATTCAATCGTTGTATCGCTGACGAAGATAAGATCAAAGGCGAGATCGAAGCAGATATGCAAGCAGGACAAGGTTACGGTGTAAACGGAACACCTGCATTCTTCATTAACGGTATTCTAGTGGAAGGCAATATGCCGATCCAAAATTTCACGAAAATCATCGACGAAGAGCTGAAAAATAACTAAGCTCTAAGTATATAAAAAGTTAGGAGTTTCAAATGGCAAAAACAGTTAAGGTAGCAGTTACGGGTGCCGCTGGGCAGATCGGATATTCTTTATTATTTAGGATCGCATCTGGTCAAATGTTCGGAGCGGACACTCCTGTAGAGATCCAAATGTTGGAACTGGAGGCGGCCCTTCCTGCTGCTAAAGGTGTAATCATGGAATTGGAAGACTGCGCCTTTCCTCTTTTGCAAAAAGTAAGTGTTTCCGCGGATTTAGATGTCGCTTTTAAAGACATCAACTGGGCGCTACTTGTCGGTTCCGTGCCAAGAAAAGCAGGAATGGAAAGAAGTGACCTTCTCAAAATAAACGGTGGGATTTTTGTAAACCAAGGTAAAGCGATCGAGAAGAACGCTTCTTCTGACGTAAGAGTTTTAGTCGTCGGAAACCCTTGTAATACGAATTGTCTTATCGCAATGAACAATGCGAAGGGAGTTCCTACAGATCGTTGGTTTGCAATGACTAAGCTGGATGAGAACCGTGCGAAATCCCAACTTGCGATCAAGTCTGGAAATTTAGTGAAAGACGTAACTAATGTTGCGATTTGGGGAAACCACTCTTCTACTCAATACCCTGACTTCTATAATGCTAAGATAGGTGGAAAAGTGGCAACAGACGTGATCAAGGATCATGACTGGTTAAAAGGCGATTTCATTAAGAATGTTCAACAACGTGGAGCTGAGATCATTAAAGCAAGAGGAGCTTCTTCTGCTGCATCTGCTGCTAACGGAGTTGTGGATACTGTTCGCCAGATCATCACTCCAACTCCTGCAGGAGATTGGTTCAGTGTTGCTGTTACTTCTGATGGTTCTTACGGCGCGGATAAGGGACTAATTTTCGGATACCCTGTGAAGTCTGACGGAACTAAAGTTGAGATCATTAAAGGATTGGAATTGAATGACTTCGCAAAAGAGAAATTCAATATCACTCATGATGAGCTTAAGTCAGAAAGAGACGAAGTAAAAGGGATGTTATAATCCCTCCGGAAATCCTGTGCAGGAAACTCCATCCACGAAACTTCCTTTCTTTTCGGAGCTTCCTGCCTTCTTTTCCAGGTTAGAATCTCAAAAGAGGATCCGAGTCTTGGATCCTCCTTCTGGTCTGGACCTCTGCTCCAATGATTATTTGGGGCTTTCTAATCATCCTGAAATCATCCAAGCTTTAAAAGAAGGAATCGATATTTACGGTGCAGGTTCTACTGCTAGCCGTTTAGTTCGAGGCCATAGAAGAGTATTCGAAGAATTAGAAAATGATTTTTCGAACTGGGTTCAATCTGAAGATTCACTCTTCTTCGCAAATGGATATTCTGCAAATCTTGGTACAATTTCTTGTGTAGCAGATCCTTCTTATACAATCTTTTGTGATCGTAAAAATCATGCTTCTTTAATGGACGGGGTTCGACTTTC includes these proteins:
- a CDS encoding DsbA family protein, encoding MSEETSSTLLDRVFGPKFKEALPWIFLGYFLISIAIIVKLSIPEHYMRVGTFGFYTISDIKKDNPSAYRKYLQENNQQMYRMFSQLASQEILKKEAAAKGIPVEELTKFGRNYEPVQDEVIAAYNQFKEEPGLKGKPFAAVQGEIVKYLKAVQADRERQAFFGRMREEYNTEIIGPELPPPTRVAIEASENPTLGPADAKVTIVEFSDFECPYCAMSQTTTKALREQYKDKIKWVFRDFPMDFHRNAMFAHVAANCAIPQGKYWQYNSLLFENGRKLEKGNVIKLAQQAGLDMGAFNRCIADEDKIKGEIEADMQAGQGYGVNGTPAFFINGILVEGNMPIQNFTKIIDEELKNN
- a CDS encoding malate dehydrogenase; amino-acid sequence: MAKTVKVAVTGAAGQIGYSLLFRIASGQMFGADTPVEIQMLELEAALPAAKGVIMELEDCAFPLLQKVSVSADLDVAFKDINWALLVGSVPRKAGMERSDLLKINGGIFVNQGKAIEKNASSDVRVLVVGNPCNTNCLIAMNNAKGVPTDRWFAMTKLDENRAKSQLAIKSGNLVKDVTNVAIWGNHSSTQYPDFYNAKIGGKVATDVIKDHDWLKGDFIKNVQQRGAEIIKARGASSAASAANGVVDTVRQIITPTPAGDWFSVAVTSDGSYGADKGLIFGYPVKSDGTKVEIIKGLELNDFAKEKFNITHDELKSERDEVKGML